One stretch of Pedobacter riviphilus DNA includes these proteins:
- a CDS encoding glycosyltransferase family 4 protein, which translates to MQVFFDNSVFSIQKAGGVSAYWYELLSGMCNSELSIGFLNARPKSDNIFEKKIDYNRFHCIQESRIPLKYLRYLPLRYTLPTAAIFHGGYLRISPQKDILNILTVHDFAHERKLASKFPRGLANTMQKAYGIRRADGIICISNSTRQELLHFFPGINPAKIKVIHHGIGNFYPINKQQPANCSLDIDLREKFVLYVGARRNYKNFFTAIKTIELLPPSFNLVVVGGELWDKKEIGMMNKKIPGRYRIFQTISQSDLNILYNHAFCLLYTSAYEGFGFPLGEAMKAGCPVVTTNMTSMPEVVGKAGLMADRPDPLLFAEKISALENETFKQRLIAQGLQQVQQFTWNKSVQETINFYKDCWNLKFST; encoded by the coding sequence ATGCAGGTATTTTTCGACAACAGTGTATTTTCCATTCAGAAAGCCGGCGGTGTATCTGCCTATTGGTATGAACTGCTGTCTGGCATGTGCAACAGCGAGCTTTCAATAGGCTTTTTAAATGCACGGCCAAAATCAGACAATATTTTTGAAAAGAAAATAGACTATAACCGCTTCCATTGTATCCAGGAGAGCAGGATACCCTTAAAGTACCTTCGGTATCTGCCGCTACGTTATACCCTTCCTACTGCTGCCATTTTTCATGGAGGATATCTACGGATATCCCCTCAAAAGGACATACTAAATATCCTTACCGTGCATGATTTTGCCCATGAGCGGAAGTTGGCCTCAAAGTTCCCACGAGGACTGGCAAATACAATGCAAAAGGCATATGGCATCAGACGCGCCGATGGTATCATATGTATCTCAAATAGTACCCGACAAGAACTACTTCACTTTTTTCCTGGCATTAACCCAGCGAAAATAAAAGTGATCCATCATGGCATCGGTAACTTCTACCCGATTAACAAACAGCAACCGGCTAACTGTTCGCTTGACATCGATCTCCGTGAAAAATTTGTCCTATATGTAGGTGCTCGCAGGAATTATAAGAATTTTTTTACGGCAATAAAAACAATAGAGCTGCTGCCCCCATCCTTCAACCTGGTAGTGGTAGGTGGTGAGCTATGGGATAAAAAAGAAATAGGTATGATGAACAAAAAAATACCAGGGCGCTATCGTATTTTCCAAACAATAAGCCAGTCCGATCTCAATATATTATATAATCATGCTTTCTGCCTTCTTTATACTTCCGCTTATGAAGGCTTCGGATTTCCTCTGGGAGAAGCCATGAAAGCTGGTTGTCCTGTAGTAACTACCAATATGACATCGATGCCCGAAGTAGTAGGCAAGGCCGGACTAATGGCCGACAGGCCAGACCCCTTATTGTTTGCTGAAAAGATCAGCGCACTAGAGAATGAAACATTTAAACAACGGCTGATTGCCCAGGGACTGCAACAGGTGCAGCAATTTACATGGAACAAAAGTGTACAAGAAACAATTAATTTTTATAAAGACTGCTGGAACCTCAAATTTTCGACATGA
- a CDS encoding FkbM family methyltransferase — MNKVHSMLWGIRFRLSLLYHYLFNKKVRRRTTWHEMLYHLFSPRMYKVANEKATLVNKDEKYCYYQITGYEDLFIYPATAPFYSFAMIITEARPQHWHYYEIPQTAIAPGDVVVDCGSAEGFFAFRHQYTAGRIYILEPLPLFIDSLQQLFGQKDNVVILPVAAGDTCQKAYINMTSDDTVLNGTIGQHSENSEAIEVDVVTIDSLFADKGIMIDYLKADIEGFEEDMIRGAIETIRTGKPKIAITTYHKGQDYEKLIALIKSVVPEYNYLVKGIHYLSGNPVMLHMWI, encoded by the coding sequence ATGAACAAAGTACATAGTATGCTCTGGGGGATTCGATTCCGGCTGTCTTTATTGTATCACTACCTTTTCAATAAAAAGGTTAGAAGGAGAACGACATGGCATGAAATGCTGTACCACCTGTTTTCACCACGGATGTATAAGGTGGCCAATGAAAAAGCCACCTTGGTAAATAAAGACGAAAAATACTGCTATTACCAGATAACAGGTTATGAGGACTTATTCATTTACCCTGCAACCGCACCGTTTTACAGTTTTGCCATGATCATAACCGAAGCAAGGCCGCAACACTGGCATTACTACGAAATTCCGCAAACAGCAATTGCGCCAGGAGACGTGGTTGTTGATTGTGGCAGTGCAGAAGGTTTTTTTGCCTTTAGACATCAGTACACTGCCGGTCGCATTTATATACTGGAACCTTTGCCCTTGTTTATAGATTCCCTGCAGCAACTTTTCGGACAAAAAGATAACGTGGTGATCCTGCCTGTAGCGGCAGGTGATACCTGCCAAAAGGCATATATCAACATGACCTCCGATGACACTGTCCTAAATGGTACCATTGGTCAGCACAGTGAAAACAGTGAAGCGATTGAAGTAGATGTAGTGACCATCGATAGTCTTTTCGCTGATAAAGGGATTATGATAGATTATCTGAAAGCGGACATTGAAGGATTTGAGGAAGATATGATCAGGGGTGCGATTGAAACCATCCGCACAGGCAAACCGAAAATAGCGATCACCACCTATCATAAAGGACAGGATTATGAAAAACTGATCGCTTTGATTAAAAGCGTGGTACCGGAATACAATTATCTCGTAAAGGGGATTCATTATTTATCTGGCAACCCAGTAATGTTACACATGTGGATATAA
- a CDS encoding nucleotide-diphospho-sugar transferase, producing the protein MLHTPILLLVFNRPEQALLIFGQIRLQQPERLFIAADGPRADQPGEAALCETTRTTILNGIDWPCKVETLFRPDNLGCGKAVSTAIDWFFNNVEEGIILEDDCLPNPTFFSFCKAMLEKYRLNKNIMHVNGSNYQAGMLRGNGSYYFSRYAHVWGWASWRRAWRHYDFSLQRYENASRQGLNSFLQSELQSVNNAQTDTWDIQWFMSVWFNKGLVITPNISLVKNIGYGKNATHTHSVPVWFSKIQYGEITEIKHPNSYNIDEEADRHSLKTLYNPGKFYIRIKKMVQNNMWLFNQCKRIYRLIN; encoded by the coding sequence ATGTTACACACGCCGATCTTACTTCTGGTATTTAACCGTCCCGAACAAGCATTGCTGATATTCGGGCAGATCAGGCTGCAGCAGCCTGAACGATTGTTTATTGCTGCCGATGGTCCCCGGGCCGATCAGCCTGGAGAAGCTGCGCTGTGCGAAACCACCAGAACAACGATCTTAAATGGCATCGACTGGCCTTGTAAGGTAGAAACCCTATTCCGCCCCGATAACCTGGGCTGTGGGAAAGCGGTAAGCACCGCCATCGACTGGTTTTTTAACAATGTAGAAGAAGGCATTATCCTGGAAGATGATTGTTTGCCGAATCCAACCTTCTTCTCTTTCTGTAAGGCGATGTTAGAAAAATACCGATTGAACAAGAATATTATGCATGTTAACGGAAGCAACTACCAGGCGGGCATGCTGAGGGGAAATGGCTCCTACTATTTTTCGCGCTATGCACACGTGTGGGGATGGGCAAGCTGGCGGCGTGCCTGGCGGCATTACGACTTCAGCCTTCAGCGCTACGAGAATGCTTCCAGACAGGGTCTCAACAGCTTCCTGCAGTCAGAACTGCAATCCGTAAACAATGCCCAAACAGATACCTGGGATATCCAATGGTTTATGAGCGTGTGGTTCAATAAGGGATTGGTAATCACGCCCAATATCAGTCTTGTCAAAAATATCGGTTATGGCAAAAACGCTACCCACACCCACTCCGTTCCCGTGTGGTTTAGCAAGATACAATATGGCGAAATAACAGAAATAAAGCACCCCAACAGCTATAACATCGATGAAGAAGCAGACAGGCATAGCCTCAAAACGTTATATAACCCAGGCAAATTTTATATAAGGATCAAAAAAATGGTGCAAAACAATATGTGGCTATTCAACCAGTGCAAACGTATTTACAGATTGATAAATTAA
- a CDS encoding class I SAM-dependent methyltransferase, translated as MSGSKLYVQYGSGPFSAPDGWKNYDASPTLRIQRIPLIGKLLAPAMHVSFHPGVLLGDILKGLPGIEDNACDGIYCSHVLEHLAYNDCLLAIRNSFRMLKPGGYFRCVLPDLAGAAKRYLEQLSNNDPKANTAFMGETLLGKEKRIRGLKQLIQLALGNREHLYMWDHLSLTHQLAAAGFKNIRNCAFNDSPDPMFKLVEEEIRFNNAVALEATK; from the coding sequence ATGTCTGGAAGCAAGTTATACGTACAATATGGCAGTGGCCCTTTTTCAGCACCAGATGGCTGGAAAAACTACGATGCATCGCCCACACTCAGGATCCAGCGGATTCCCCTGATTGGGAAATTGCTCGCGCCGGCCATGCATGTATCTTTCCACCCTGGCGTTTTACTGGGCGATATACTGAAAGGCCTTCCAGGCATAGAGGATAACGCTTGCGATGGCATTTACTGTTCGCATGTACTGGAGCATCTGGCCTATAACGACTGCCTTCTGGCGATCAGGAATAGTTTTCGGATGCTGAAGCCCGGCGGTTACTTCAGGTGCGTACTGCCAGATCTTGCTGGTGCTGCAAAGAGATATCTCGAGCAACTCTCAAACAATGACCCTAAAGCCAATACCGCTTTTATGGGAGAAACACTGTTGGGAAAAGAAAAAAGGATCAGGGGGCTGAAACAGCTGATACAGCTGGCCCTAGGTAACCGCGAACACCTGTACATGTGGGACCACCTTTCCTTAACGCATCAGCTTGCTGCCGCAGGGTTTAAAAACATCAGAAATTGTGCGTTTAACGACAGCCCAGATCCCATGTTTAAACTGGTAGAAGAAGAAATTAGATTTAATAATGCCGTTGCATTGGAGGCAACAAAATAA
- a CDS encoding FkbM family methyltransferase produces MSSIKNIASKIVTTLFPRLSYGVRAYSSEGEDMILKRIFDKKQHGVYVDVGAHHPFRVSNTYLLYKQNWTGINIDPMPGSMAVFNRHRPKDINLEMGVSAVKQQLTYFIFNEPALNTFSPEKVKEYSQAARYHVIAEKKIETWPLADILDEYLAKDTTIDFLTIDAEGLDLEVLRSNNWNKYKPEYVLAESPPFEVFQPESSELYQFMQQIGYSLFAKTYYTYIFKNMHT; encoded by the coding sequence ATGAGCAGCATTAAAAATATAGCATCAAAAATAGTCACCACGCTATTTCCCCGGCTCAGTTACGGTGTGCGTGCTTACAGCTCAGAAGGAGAAGATATGATCTTAAAAAGGATCTTTGATAAAAAGCAACATGGTGTTTATGTAGATGTGGGCGCACATCATCCCTTTAGGGTATCCAATACCTACCTGCTTTACAAGCAGAACTGGACTGGTATCAACATCGATCCTATGCCAGGTTCAATGGCCGTATTTAACAGGCATCGGCCTAAAGATATTAACCTTGAAATGGGCGTATCTGCAGTAAAACAGCAACTCACCTATTTCATATTTAACGAACCTGCTTTAAACACTTTTTCTCCTGAAAAAGTAAAAGAATACTCGCAGGCAGCGAGATACCATGTAATTGCAGAAAAGAAGATCGAAACCTGGCCACTGGCTGATATCCTGGATGAATACCTGGCAAAAGATACGACCATCGACTTTCTCACCATCGATGCCGAAGGGCTCGATTTAGAAGTACTTCGATCTAACAATTGGAACAAATACAAACCGGAGTATGTACTGGCCGAATCGCCTCCCTTCGAGGTATTCCAGCCAGAGAGCAGCGAATTATACCAATTTATGCAACAGATAGGCTATAGCTTGTTTGCCAAAACCTATTACACATACATTTTTAAAAATATGCACACATAA
- a CDS encoding polysaccharide biosynthesis C-terminal domain-containing protein, protein MIVNVAINIFLIPGYGGIGAAIATVAAYFTVFGVLLLLDKSGQGFLITKKMFNPILVLSDIKQLNNSLRIFTSKLFTKNVMPNEQH, encoded by the coding sequence TTGATTGTTAATGTAGCCATTAACATCTTTTTAATACCCGGCTATGGCGGTATTGGTGCGGCAATTGCCACGGTAGCGGCTTACTTTACTGTATTTGGTGTATTGCTATTGCTAGACAAAAGTGGACAGGGTTTTCTGATCACAAAAAAAATGTTCAACCCCATACTGGTGCTTTCAGATATCAAACAGTTAAATAACAGTCTCAGGATTTTTACCAGCAAATTATTCACCAAAAACGTTATGCCAAATGAGCAGCATTAA
- a CDS encoding flippase, giving the protein MALIGRHLGPEEFGIWNYTLALTTIIGSVAILGMDRLAVKEIINNEQRQGTIVATVILMRISVSTICMVISIGIVLFARKHQQLYLYCTIFSALIIILQSFDVLDYFYQAKNQVKRVIIPKVAVFITFCIVKLVIIFLGGTLMAFLWASVIELFLTYLIIIMVFSYHNAPDFTLKIDRSLAKALLLQSWPLILSNLVVVLFMKIDLVLLDVLSNPAELGKYVGAARISELWYAIPTVISVAILPGLIQKKKISQNAYLLTLEKWLRLSFWLSAAIATLVTLTAHLIIPFLYGDSYRAASWMLMIHVWAGIPVFLCIVLVQYLFVEGNIRSICTPTCMV; this is encoded by the coding sequence ATGGCACTTATTGGCCGGCACCTGGGCCCTGAAGAATTCGGGATATGGAACTATACGCTCGCACTTACCACAATTATAGGAAGTGTGGCCATTCTTGGAATGGACAGGCTCGCTGTAAAAGAAATTATTAATAATGAGCAAAGACAGGGAACTATTGTGGCCACTGTTATTTTAATGAGGATCAGTGTCAGTACAATCTGTATGGTCATCAGCATAGGCATTGTACTATTTGCCCGAAAACATCAGCAGCTTTATTTATACTGTACCATTTTTTCTGCACTGATTATCATCCTGCAATCCTTTGATGTACTTGATTATTTCTACCAGGCAAAAAACCAGGTAAAAAGAGTAATCATCCCAAAAGTGGCCGTATTCATTACTTTCTGTATAGTAAAGCTCGTCATTATATTTCTTGGCGGTACCCTGATGGCATTTCTGTGGGCATCAGTTATCGAATTATTCCTCACCTATCTCATCATTATAATGGTATTTAGTTACCATAATGCCCCAGATTTTACCCTTAAGATCGATCGGTCGCTGGCCAAAGCGCTGCTGTTACAAAGCTGGCCATTGATCCTATCAAACCTGGTGGTAGTATTGTTTATGAAGATAGACCTGGTATTGTTGGACGTGCTTTCTAACCCTGCCGAACTGGGTAAGTATGTAGGTGCTGCGCGGATCTCTGAATTATGGTATGCCATTCCTACGGTGATATCTGTAGCCATACTGCCGGGTCTCATACAAAAGAAAAAGATCAGCCAAAACGCTTACCTGTTGACGTTGGAAAAATGGCTCCGATTATCATTCTGGCTCAGCGCAGCTATTGCTACACTGGTTACACTAACTGCACACCTGATTATTCCGTTCCTGTACGGTGACAGCTATAGGGCTGCTTCCTGGATGCTGATGATACATGTATGGGCAGGTATTCCCGTTTTCTTGTGCATCGTTTTAGTGCAATATCTTTTCGTAGAAGGGAATATAAGATCTATCTGTACGCCAACCTGTATGGTTTGA
- a CDS encoding GumC family protein, producing the protein MNQQKTTNNKNSVIDLNDLFQKMLFHWPLYLLVLLAMVAGGMLYMKYKKPMYMSSAKLYLKDEKKGGGEEMDALKSLSLFNSGKNIENEMEVLKSPILVEKVIAANGFNIRYYIKGTVKNEEIYGRPPLTIRVLSDSSKVGSYVFDVTRENNLLKIKQVNTTADTSRQLTVKPGEAFTVAKDKFVINYAPKATADLANTFQIKIDSVAECAYDKIEEIGAALVNRDATVIMVSYSDPVPERAANFLNALLDAYNEYTLDDKNRTAFKTIHFLGVRIDSLKEELGLLEKQEENFKIQRGITDIDASSKLALEQVKEADIRLSEANMQLSVLDQVERYVNNPSSNYPFAPVLGNIDQTLTSMINRYEEALKEKKRLSLSLKPTSEILKNVESQIADTRKTISDYISGYRRNAGVVQKETQRKVNQIQGKIANIPTYTKEYINIKRQQGVKESLYLYLLKKKEEASVAYASNVVDNKVIAPAFVPEKPISPKKAIVFIGFIAAGLVLASAYIYFKYFLNPRVLNKKEIEQVFDLPMIAEIYQQDDKPHDMSLHNRSILVEQAFNMRTNLKFLLTGVIGTPTILLTSSVSGEGKTFLSAHLGNSLTVGDKKVVLVELDLRNPKLSQFFGLDHNVGVTNYIIGNKTLEEIIKKIPGTEELYLVSSGAIPPNPIELIEGERMTDLLNQLKGRFDYVIIDMSPIGIVSDAKSISNLIDCALFVVRYNFTLKSKLSAVSENLVKGFFKKIGIIFNGIEQDTFHSYYDQYSYAENKQHKGTWSSLVKKIKQRIV; encoded by the coding sequence ATGAATCAGCAAAAAACAACAAATAATAAAAACTCGGTAATAGATCTGAACGATCTCTTTCAGAAGATGCTATTTCACTGGCCCCTATACCTTTTGGTACTGTTGGCTATGGTGGCAGGCGGCATGCTTTACATGAAATACAAGAAACCAATGTACATGTCGAGCGCTAAACTATACCTAAAGGATGAAAAAAAAGGCGGTGGGGAAGAAATGGATGCGCTCAAATCACTATCTCTTTTCAACAGCGGTAAAAATATTGAAAATGAAATGGAGGTGCTGAAATCTCCTATCCTGGTAGAAAAAGTGATTGCAGCTAATGGCTTTAACATCCGGTATTATATAAAAGGAACGGTAAAAAATGAAGAAATATATGGCCGTCCACCACTTACTATCCGCGTACTGAGCGACAGTTCAAAAGTAGGCTCTTATGTTTTTGATGTCACGCGTGAAAACAACCTGCTAAAAATAAAACAGGTAAACACTACTGCCGATACCAGCAGGCAGTTAACCGTCAAACCCGGCGAAGCATTCACCGTGGCGAAAGATAAATTCGTGATCAACTACGCTCCAAAGGCTACCGCTGATCTGGCAAATACATTCCAGATCAAGATAGACTCGGTTGCAGAATGTGCTTATGACAAAATAGAAGAAATAGGCGCGGCGCTTGTGAACCGTGATGCTACCGTAATAATGGTTAGCTACAGCGATCCTGTGCCCGAAAGGGCCGCCAATTTCCTCAATGCTCTGCTCGATGCCTATAATGAATATACCCTTGATGACAAGAACAGGACTGCCTTTAAAACCATTCATTTTCTGGGGGTGCGGATCGATTCGTTAAAAGAAGAACTGGGACTGCTTGAAAAACAGGAAGAAAATTTCAAGATCCAGAGGGGCATCACAGATATTGATGCGAGCTCTAAACTGGCACTTGAACAGGTAAAAGAAGCAGATATCCGGCTCAGTGAAGCCAATATGCAACTTTCAGTTCTTGATCAAGTGGAAAGATATGTAAACAATCCTTCTAGCAATTACCCCTTTGCACCCGTGCTAGGCAATATTGATCAAACATTAACTTCTATGATCAACCGTTATGAGGAAGCGCTGAAAGAAAAGAAACGCTTGTCGCTCTCCCTCAAACCTACCAGCGAAATCCTGAAAAACGTGGAATCGCAGATTGCCGATACCCGGAAAACCATCAGCGATTATATCTCCGGGTACAGACGGAACGCGGGCGTGGTACAAAAAGAAACACAGCGTAAAGTAAACCAGATACAGGGGAAAATAGCCAATATACCGACCTACACAAAAGAATACATCAACATCAAAAGGCAACAGGGCGTAAAGGAAAGCCTGTATCTTTACTTGTTAAAAAAGAAAGAAGAAGCATCAGTTGCCTATGCCAGCAATGTGGTAGACAATAAAGTGATTGCTCCAGCTTTTGTGCCCGAAAAGCCCATTTCTCCAAAAAAAGCCATTGTATTTATTGGCTTTATTGCCGCTGGGCTGGTGCTTGCCAGTGCCTATATTTATTTTAAATATTTCTTAAACCCTAGGGTACTCAATAAAAAAGAAATTGAACAGGTGTTCGATCTCCCTATGATCGCCGAAATTTATCAGCAAGATGACAAGCCACACGACATGTCACTCCATAACAGGTCAATACTGGTAGAACAGGCATTTAACATGCGTACAAACCTAAAATTTCTGCTTACAGGAGTTATCGGTACGCCTACTATCCTGCTCACTTCAAGCGTTTCGGGTGAGGGGAAAACATTCCTGTCGGCCCATCTTGGAAATTCATTAACGGTGGGTGATAAAAAAGTGGTACTGGTTGAACTCGATCTCAGGAACCCTAAGCTTTCACAGTTCTTCGGGCTGGATCATAATGTTGGTGTAACCAATTATATCATCGGCAATAAAACCCTGGAAGAGATTATTAAAAAAATACCAGGTACAGAAGAGCTTTACCTCGTTTCTTCGGGCGCTATTCCGCCCAATCCAATTGAGCTGATTGAAGGAGAGCGTATGACAGACCTGCTGAACCAGCTGAAGGGCCGCTTCGACTATGTAATTATTGATATGTCACCTATCGGCATTGTATCCGATGCTAAAAGCATTTCAAACCTCATAGATTGTGCCCTGTTTGTGGTGCGGTACAATTTCACACTGAAATCTAAACTGTCAGCAGTATCGGAAAACCTGGTGAAAGGCTTCTTCAAAAAAATAGGGATCATCTTTAACGGCATAGAACAGGATACTTTCCATTCCTATTACGATCAGTATTCATACGCAGAAAATAAACAACATAAAGGTACATGGTCATCATTGGTTAAAAAAATAAAACAGCGCATTGTATAA
- a CDS encoding polysaccharide biosynthesis/export family protein yields the protein MKLKFSLPLILALLIVTGCANTRKLTYFNDIAAVTGTDSLHRMQQLKIQPGDILQITITTLDKEVSQMFNPNVAASGPASGSGLEQGYLVDSVGIITLPVIGKINVKNKTTTAINDLVSQELDKTVRSTYVSTRLVNFRVSVLGDVAHPGSFRIGAERASILDVLSMAGDLNITAKRDDIMIIREINGIKKYTSVNLNDSKTLSSDYYYLRNNDVIYVKPGPDRKFATSKTVQLLPAIIGVISLITTIVILNK from the coding sequence ATGAAATTAAAATTTAGCTTACCACTGATCCTGGCCTTGCTAATTGTTACGGGATGCGCAAACACCCGGAAACTCACTTACTTTAATGACATTGCGGCGGTTACCGGGACAGATTCCCTTCACCGCATGCAACAACTTAAAATACAGCCTGGTGATATCCTGCAAATCACCATCACCACGCTTGATAAAGAAGTATCACAAATGTTTAACCCCAATGTGGCTGCTTCTGGCCCAGCCTCTGGTAGCGGCCTAGAGCAGGGATACCTGGTAGACAGCGTAGGCATTATAACCTTACCGGTGATCGGGAAAATAAACGTAAAGAATAAAACAACAACAGCCATTAACGACCTGGTATCGCAAGAATTGGATAAAACAGTGCGCAGCACTTACGTATCTACACGGCTGGTAAATTTCAGGGTATCTGTTCTGGGTGATGTGGCCCATCCAGGTTCCTTCCGCATAGGAGCAGAAAGAGCTTCTATACTGGATGTACTGAGCATGGCAGGCGACCTGAACATCACGGCCAAACGGGACGACATTATGATCATCCGCGAAATCAATGGAATCAAAAAGTATACGTCAGTAAACCTGAACGATAGCAAAACACTCTCCTCTGATTATTATTATCTCCGAAATAATGATGTGATTTATGTTAAGCCGGGCCCCGATCGCAAGTTTGCCACATCTAAAACAGTTCAGCTCCTGCCTGCCATCATAGGCGTGATATCATTGATTACCACGATTGTCATTTTAAATAAGTGA
- a CDS encoding acyltransferase family protein, with the protein MTTNQSPPKHFYTLDAIRGLAAIVVILYHWQFFYYANDIWVKGGFEKTALPFYPYLSAIYNDGVIAVDLFFLLSGFIFFWLYAERIATMKMNFGKFMVFRMSRLYPIHLITLLSMAALQWLMFKNVGHYFIIHYNDGYHFILNLLFIQSWGIEKGASFNGPSWSVSVEVFLYLAFFVICYLKLQNKKWLLFFLMPLGIFLQYYFTLIGKGMYSFFLGALVYYLYVWMLKENRTKKHLSPLIIFTGLLWVLLFAEYYFGFLRGIFIKQYLHTFPNKTLDSAETAFGLGKNFVFRTLVSPCTILVLTLWETSKGTINKKWALLGNCSYAMYLIHFSLQVIFVLIVDAFHINRLVLRSPVTLLIFFLILLPLSLMIYYYFELPAQEKIREKFYKTKSSNLSIAGVEVKT; encoded by the coding sequence ATGACTACAAATCAAAGTCCTCCCAAGCATTTTTACACTCTCGATGCCATTAGAGGCCTTGCGGCCATAGTAGTTATTCTATATCACTGGCAATTCTTTTATTATGCAAACGATATCTGGGTAAAGGGTGGCTTTGAGAAAACGGCACTTCCGTTCTATCCTTATCTATCGGCCATCTATAATGACGGTGTAATCGCAGTCGATTTGTTCTTTCTCCTTTCGGGGTTCATTTTTTTCTGGCTGTATGCCGAGCGGATTGCCACCATGAAAATGAACTTCGGTAAATTTATGGTCTTCCGGATGAGCAGGCTCTATCCCATCCACCTGATTACCTTATTATCGATGGCGGCACTCCAATGGCTGATGTTCAAAAATGTAGGTCATTACTTTATTATTCATTATAACGATGGTTATCATTTTATATTGAACCTCCTTTTTATCCAAAGCTGGGGAATTGAGAAAGGTGCCTCTTTTAACGGACCATCATGGTCGGTTTCTGTAGAAGTATTTCTTTATTTAGCATTCTTCGTAATCTGTTACCTGAAACTGCAAAATAAAAAATGGCTGTTATTCTTCCTTATGCCCCTGGGAATATTTTTACAATATTATTTTACCCTTATCGGAAAAGGTATGTACTCTTTCTTTTTAGGCGCACTGGTTTATTACCTCTATGTTTGGATGCTTAAAGAAAACAGGACAAAAAAACACCTGTCGCCTCTGATCATCTTCACCGGATTACTTTGGGTTCTACTCTTTGCCGAGTATTATTTTGGATTCCTTAGAGGTATATTTATAAAGCAGTATCTACATACATTTCCCAACAAAACCCTCGACTCGGCAGAAACAGCTTTTGGACTGGGCAAAAACTTTGTTTTCAGAACGCTAGTGTCGCCTTGCACCATTCTCGTCTTAACACTGTGGGAAACCAGCAAGGGTACGATTAACAAGAAATGGGCATTGCTTGGTAATTGCAGCTATGCCATGTATTTAATCCATTTTTCGCTACAGGTCATTTTCGTACTCATAGTTGATGCTTTTCATATCAACCGTCTGGTACTCCGATCGCCTGTTACTTTACTGATCTTTTTCCTGATTCTTCTGCCACTGAGCCTAATGATCTACTATTATTTCGAGTTGCCTGCCCAAGAAAAAATCAGGGAAAAATTCTATAAAACTAAAAGTTCAAACCTAAGCATAGCTGGGGTTGAAGTAAAAACATAA
- a CDS encoding cupin domain-containing protein has translation MGSNIKIINKNEGEYLGIAGGNYRIIISGEQSNGNYAVIEMTVPPGGGPPPHAHPDTQEMFHVLEGEVEFKTESGKQTVSKDGFVNIPLGGAIHCFKNTSEKPARLLCTVVPAGLENLFHEIGTPVLPGQTLPIPELTEERKAFLKEMDLKYNQQTYPKDFLG, from the coding sequence ATGGGATCTAACATCAAAATCATTAATAAAAATGAAGGCGAATATTTAGGCATAGCAGGAGGCAATTACAGGATTATCATTTCTGGTGAGCAAAGCAATGGTAACTATGCGGTTATTGAAATGACTGTTCCCCCAGGAGGCGGCCCACCACCGCATGCCCACCCCGACACACAGGAAATGTTCCATGTATTGGAAGGAGAAGTGGAGTTTAAAACAGAAAGTGGTAAACAAACCGTTTCAAAAGATGGCTTTGTAAATATTCCTCTTGGTGGAGCCATTCATTGCTTTAAAAATACTTCCGAAAAACCTGCACGATTGCTTTGCACAGTAGTACCCGCCGGACTGGAAAATCTATTTCATGAAATAGGTACGCCTGTTCTTCCTGGGCAAACGCTGCCCATTCCTGAACTAACAGAAGAGCGGAAAGCATTTTTAAAAGAGATGGACTTGAAATACAATCAGCAAACCTACCCCAAGGATTTTCTGGGATAG
- a CDS encoding FUSC family protein: MIQKELTELTDEELLHEAKKRKSAAIINAILIGFLIGIVFFSVMKNSLGFLTLIPLFFAYKLINNSKYNNQELENLLKERGLK, from the coding sequence ATGATACAAAAAGAATTAACGGAACTAACAGATGAAGAATTGTTGCATGAAGCAAAAAAAAGGAAATCGGCAGCCATAATCAATGCAATATTAATTGGATTTCTGATCGGTATTGTATTTTTCAGCGTGATGAAAAACAGTTTAGGATTTTTGACCCTCATCCCTTTATTTTTTGCCTATAAGCTGATCAATAACTCGAAATATAACAATCAGGAATTAGAAAATCTTTTGAAAGAAAGAGGGTTGAAATAA